tttgttattttttatttgcacctTTATGTATGTTTTCTAGAGGATCAACTTTTTCTGTAAATGAAAGGTGTTAGAAATAATCtatataatcttaaaaaaaaacataaaatcttaaacaaataatattcttaaaaatCTGATATGAGCCTCTTTAGTTTGTACAGTATCAACCAGTAAAATATGAGCTCTTCCCACTTTCGCCGGTGTCGCGGCATCGACTCAGTATTGTTCAAAGGAAAACGCTGGTACTCGATTTGGATGAAACCCTCATACATTCTCATCACAATGCGATGCCAAGAAATACAGTCAAGCCAGGAACACCCCACGATTTTACAGTTAAAGTAACAATTGACAGGCATCCAGTTCGATTTTTTGTGCACAAAAGGCCACATGTGGACTTTTTTCTCGATGTGGTAAGGTTTGATTGAGATGGttttaaagaatatttattAACATTGATTGTGTCTTTCAAGGTGTCACAATGGTATGATCTGGTGATATTCACAGCAAGTATGGAAATCTATGGTGCGGCTGTTGCTGATAAACTGGACAATGGCCGGAATATACTTCGCCGGAGATACTATCGTCAGCACTGTACACCAGATTTTGGTTCATACACCAAAGATTTGTCAGCTATATGTAATGATTTAAATAAGGTAACCCATAAGCTTTATAAGTTTTCAGTAACTACTGTATAACAacttgatatttgtttttttctttgcagaTATTTATCATAGACAATTCACCAGGAGCATATCGTTGTTTTCCAAACAATGCAATACCAATCAAAAGCTGGTTCTCAGATCCCATGGATGTTGCGTTGTTGTCATTATTGCCACTTTTGGACGCTTTAAGATTTACAAATGACGTTCGTTCAGTACTTTCGCGAAATTTACATTTACATCGTTTATGGTAGCAGGTTCGTACTTTAAATTCAATTAAGTAGTTTAAGtagtaatttaaatattaaaaaaaaaactaaaaaaaatgtaaaattttgaagttaaagtaaaattttattgtaaactgaagacaaacaaaaatacaatcttgttgatttctttttattggTTATGAATTAGTGGTAATAATGTATTTCTttcgttttgtatattttggtttgaTATGACTGCTGTCGAAAACTTTAAACTACCAGTTGCACTACGTATCTTTGTAGATGTTACGTAGTATATATCTAGGTTATGTATTACAATCACAAGTCAACAAGATCTAATTTAAGATGACCACACTATCGAAAATAAGGTTATCATCTAGATCTTCGGATGAAGCGCCAGTGGTGTTTCACtttgcagcgcaaatgtgcaatctttttttagattttcaaataaacCACAACTTGAGTTTGTTGCTTCAAATCTTTCAGCTTGAATTAAGATTATTTCACGTCTACCCTTAATAGAGCAAATTGATGTCATGATTTGCTTCATTCAATTGCAGGTTTATCAATTGCATTAGATAGGTAAGCATTGGTTATTTAAGTTATCTAAGTTCAGTTTTGTAttgttattttataaacaaGAGATATTTTGTTGGTTTATGTCGTGCAGTTGGAGCaatggtaagtttttttttacagtaatGCACTCTTTTgtttaatcacaaaaaaataaaatattcccaCGAAGATTTTGGAGAACCGTTTTTGGGCTGAAGGTATTCCGCTAAGAATACTTTGGTCATAGTCCAATTAAGGTCATTACTTAAAGATGAGTGGACATTTCGTATCTCGAATATAGTCAGATGTTAAGAAGCTGGCTCTAGCTGGTGGTGTGATTTAGAGTTTTGGAACTCATTTTGAATTTTAGATGttaaacttaaaataattgtttattgATGCGGTAAGGTGCATTTTGCATCTCATCGATCTAAAGAACAACAGTGGCTTCAAATTCTTGCAATTCTGACATAATACTGCTCCATAATATTTGACACAGGAACTTTGCAAGTTAAgtcaatttaaatttcattgGCTCACCTTTACACTTCCCGATGCTGCACGCATGGTAAGTCACCACATTGTATTTAACTTTTTCCATCAAAACATCAAGTTTAGCTAAAGTGTGGATATTTAACTGTATgttatttttcttcattaatGCTTTCATATTATCATAAGTATTTTAAAAGCCAATAAAGAAATTGCGATGTAAAATTCTAGGGTTTTCTAGTATATGAGGAAGTGTGAATTGTGCTTTTCTCGCCTAAACCCAgaataataaaattcatttagcCCTAGGCCTAGGTGGTTACCGAGAATAGACGACAAAATTGTATACGCCAATTTTTGTGAATATCATCAGCCGAAACGCTAAAAAATggcttgaaaaattaatttgatcagaaaaataaataaatacaatttaagcaaaaaataatagtttaattAGAATGAAGATCTTCTTCACGTGAAGGTAATAAAATGTTTGAATGAGttcacttgaaattttttatttaagttttaagttttgcctttttttaaagggttttcaatttttaaaaagctttctATAAATGAGTGATACTTTGccgaaattttctaaaaaatgtataaagcaAAAAATAGATTTCGATTTCAATGGTTTGAAGATGATCTTTTGTAAAATGATATCCAGTTTGTCTACTTGGTTGATTTTCACAAAAACTTAAGAAAGAAACCTTTTTACTGATGCACTTTCATCATCGGTCTAcatcttgatttttatttgttattcgTACGATGGCACTTTGAATCTCTCGTTTTGCCGTAAATCATGTTAATAATTAAACCCAACTTAACTCCACTAAAAACCCGCCGACTGATTTATGTAGCTTTGAACCCAAACTTACTTCAAAGTGAGTGAGTCTTTCCTAtcaaattaaatcttttttcagaaaaggcaaaaaaggaTTTGCCAttacaaataattttccatttacTTCTTACTGATTTATAGTTAGGGGAAAACGCATTCAAGAAGGGGTTTTTTTAAGCGAAAAAATCTTCTGTGCTAGTTACAAGGTGAACCTTTTCTATTGACTGGCAGTgtatatgttttgaaaaaaaaaaaaaaaaaaactaagtaataGTGAGAGCGataagggtcaaaatcatggaggtgggaaatttcgttgaccgaattcttaaaaaattaactttgttttatgataaaaatttcatgctcaaatgttcgct
This DNA window, taken from Episyrphus balteatus chromosome 2, idEpiBalt1.1, whole genome shotgun sequence, encodes the following:
- the LOC129911397 gene encoding CTD nuclear envelope phosphatase 1 homolog isoform X2, with product MLSLLQMKFRAFLVVISKVWTCICFMFNRQIRAYQPVKYELFPLSPVSRHRLSIVQRKTLVLDLDETLIHSHHNAMPRNTVKPGTPHDFTVKVTIDRHPVRFFVHKRPHVDFFLDVVSQWYDLVIFTASMEIYGAAVADKLDNGRNILRRRYYRQHCTPDFGSYTKDLSAICNDLNKIFIIDNSPGAYRCFPNNAIPIKSWFSDPMDVALLSLLPLLDALRFTNDVRSVLSRNLHLHRLW
- the LOC129911397 gene encoding CTD nuclear envelope phosphatase 1 homolog isoform X1; amino-acid sequence: MLSLLQMKFRAFLVVISKVWTCICFMFNRQIRAFVQYQPVKYELFPLSPVSRHRLSIVQRKTLVLDLDETLIHSHHNAMPRNTVKPGTPHDFTVKVTIDRHPVRFFVHKRPHVDFFLDVVSQWYDLVIFTASMEIYGAAVADKLDNGRNILRRRYYRQHCTPDFGSYTKDLSAICNDLNKIFIIDNSPGAYRCFPNNAIPIKSWFSDPMDVALLSLLPLLDALRFTNDVRSVLSRNLHLHRLW